The window ACGTGCTGTGCAGCTCGATGTGGCCTCCGGACTCCTGAAGGATGTCGCGAGAGATGCTGAGGCCCAGGCCCGTCCCCTGACCGGATCCCTTCGTGGTGAAGAGCGGCTCGAAACACCGCCCGAGGACCGTCCGGTCCATGCCGGAGCCCGTGTCGTGGACGCGGAGCGCCACGTCGCCGCCCGACGGCGTCACCTCGAGCCGAAGCGTTCCGCCGTCGGGCATGGCGTCGACCGCGTTCAGGAGGAGGTTCAGCACGACCTGCATCAGGTGGTCTTCCACCATCTTCACAGGCGGCGTCTCGGGGTCGAAGCTCGTCTCGACCGTCACGTTCCGGGCCCGGCGGTCGTGCCTCAGGAGGCGCAGCGCGTCCTCCGTCACGGCCTGCACCGAGACGAGCGTCGCCTCGTCGCGGCGGCGCCGGGCGAAGTCGACGAGCTCCCGGAGGATCCGGCCCAGGCGGCCCACCTCCTGCCGGACCGTCGCCATGACGGCGGCCGGCTCGTCGTCGAGGCGGGTCCCGTCCAGGAGCTGAAGCTGCGCCTCGATCGACGCGAGCGGGTTGCCGAGGTCGTGCGCGACCCCGGCGGCCAGGAGCCCGAACGCCGCCATCTTCTCCTGGTGAACGAGGCGCGCCTGGAGCTTCTTCTGCTCGGTGACGATCCGCTCGACGAGGAGGACGTGCCGGCGACCGTCGGGCAGGTCGAGCGGGTGGCTCTCCACCGCCAGGACCTCGCCGGTCCGCGGGTCGGTGTGCGGACGCGCGCAGGCCTTCGCCGTGCCGTCGGCGAACGTCGCGGCCGCGGGGCACTCGTCGCACCTCGTCGCGCACGCGGCCAGGGCGTCGTGGCAGAGGCGCCCCGCCAGGCCCGGCCCGTGTACGGCCTCGGCGGCGCGGTTGGCTCGCACGACGCGGTAGGCCGGATCGAGGACGACGAGAGCGGAGGGCGTGGCGTCCACGATGAAACCGAGGAGCGCCCGGATGTCGCGAGCTTCCGTCGCGCGCCGCGCTGCCTCCTCACGCAGGAGCCGGGCCCTCGCCTTGTGCTGGCGATAGCCCAGGAGCCCCACGACCGACGCCGTCACGAGGCCGGCGGAGATACCCCGCGCGTAGTGCAGAAGCCGCCGTGAGGCTTCGCTCCGAACGAACGACTGCTCGAGCCCCTCGAACACGAGGAAGAGGAGGAGCACGGTCGCAGCCGCCGCGCCAGCGGATCCCAGGAGGTCCCGCACCCACGAGGAGGAGGGCGGAGCGATCTGCGGGCCGGCGCCGGTGGAAGCGTTCATCCGCCCACCGCCCACATGGGCGTCGCGCACGGGAGAACGGCCTCGCTCGCACTCTCGAACGGATGCCGCTCGGCCTTGCCGCGCAGGGCTTCGCGGACGATTCTCGCGAGCTCCTCGTCCGAGAGCCCCCGGCGAATCGGGCCGAGGAGGTCCGCCTCGCCGCCGCCGAGGAGGCAGAGACGGAGCGCTCCCCGGGCCGTGACGCGAAGCCGGTTGCAGTCGCTGCAGAACTTCACGGAGAACGGAGAGATGAGACCGATCCGCCCCTGGAAGCCTCGAACCGAGACCATGCGCGCCGGTCCTGCGTCGATCTCCTTCGGGGTTTCCTCCAGCGTGAACTGCTCGGCGAGCCGGCGTTCGATCTCGGCCGCCGAGAGGTGTTTCTCGGGGCGCGCCG is drawn from Holophagales bacterium and contains these coding sequences:
- a CDS encoding PAS domain-containing protein; amino-acid sequence: MNASTGAGPQIAPPSSSWVRDLLGSAGAAAATVLLLFLVFEGLEQSFVRSEASRRLLHYARGISAGLVTASVVGLLGYRQHKARARLLREEAARRATEARDIRALLGFIVDATPSALVVLDPAYRVVRANRAAEAVHGPGLAGRLCHDALAACATRCDECPAAATFADGTAKACARPHTDPRTGEVLAVESHPLDLPDGRRHVLLVERIVTEQKKLQARLVHQEKMAAFGLLAAGVAHDLGNPLASIEAQLQLLDGTRLDDEPAAVMATVRQEVGRLGRILRELVDFARRRRDEATLVSVQAVTEDALRLLRHDRRARNVTVETSFDPETPPVKMVEDHLMQVVLNLLLNAVDAMPDGGTLRLEVTPSGGDVALRVHDTGSGMDRTVLGRCFEPLFTTKGSGQGTGLGLSISRDILQESGGHIELHSTLGHGTTAVVSLPAAVVERATADTGRAA